A DNA window from Acidobacteriota bacterium contains the following coding sequences:
- a CDS encoding NAD(P)-binding domain-containing protein: MADEIFDLIIIGAGPAGISAAYQAKKAGLSNLVIEKGLIGNTIYNYPVGLTVFSTTNELEFNDGDLKPAREKPTREELLSYYVRFVLDNGLNVQTEETVLSVNSVRSVVNSEEYLTTEHTEHTEDTEQEGEEGNFAVLTSKGEYLAKNILFAIGSMDYPRKLNVPGEDLPHVFDNFKETYPWVKKKALIVGGGNSAGEAALFLAQEGADTTLAIFRSDWENDDPKQGCIKYWVKQPLEQELNEHCLNLFFLGKVLEIRPGEIDMENENGDRVTLANDVVFVLIGSDADLSMMKSLGVATREGKYGEVPVYDPETFETNVPGVFVAGHFTDHRHIKGAIDAGKALIPQLATRLSSNSDKTREPQKNV, encoded by the coding sequence ATGGCCGACGAAATATTTGACCTTATAATCATCGGAGCCGGTCCGGCCGGAATCTCAGCCGCCTACCAAGCCAAAAAAGCGGGGCTATCGAACCTTGTCATCGAAAAAGGCCTGATCGGGAACACCATCTACAATTACCCAGTCGGCCTGACCGTTTTCTCGACCACCAACGAACTCGAATTCAACGACGGGGACCTCAAGCCCGCTCGCGAAAAGCCAACGCGGGAGGAACTGCTGTCATATTACGTGCGGTTTGTTTTGGATAATGGATTGAATGTTCAGACAGAGGAAACCGTTCTTTCCGTGAATTCCGTGCGTTCCGTGGTTAATTCTGAAGAATATTTAACCACGGAACACACGGAACACACGGAAGACACGGAACAGGAAGGAGAGGAAGGGAATTTTGCCGTGCTTACAAGCAAAGGCGAGTATTTGGCCAAAAACATCCTCTTCGCCATCGGTTCCATGGACTATCCGCGAAAGTTGAATGTCCCAGGCGAGGATCTGCCGCATGTTTTTGATAATTTTAAGGAAACCTATCCTTGGGTCAAGAAAAAAGCGTTGATCGTTGGCGGCGGGAATTCGGCCGGCGAGGCGGCTTTGTTTCTGGCTCAGGAAGGTGCGGACACAACGCTCGCAATTTTTCGCTCCGACTGGGAAAACGACGATCCGAAGCAGGGCTGTATCAAATACTGGGTCAAACAGCCGCTCGAACAGGAACTGAACGAGCATTGCCTCAACCTTTTCTTTCTCGGCAAGGTCCTCGAGATCCGCCCCGGCGAGATCGATATGGAGAACGAGAACGGCGACCGTGTGACTCTCGCCAACGATGTGGTTTTCGTTCTGATCGGCTCAGATGCCGATCTGTCGATGATGAAGTCGCTCGGCGTTGCGACGCGTGAGGGAAAGTATGGCGAGGTTCCGGTCTATGATCCGGAAACTTTCGAGACGAATGTCCCCGGCGTTTTCGTCGCCGGACATTTCACCGATCACCGGCATATCAAAGGTGCGATCGACGCCGGAAAGGCCCTCATCCCGCAGCTTGCGACACGCCTCAGTTCCAACTCCGACAAAACACGTGAGCCTCAGAAAAACGTTTGA